The genomic window gacaagtgatcagccacctgattttctggcccttttctgtctctaatttctatatcaaactcttgcaggaataacacccatcttataagtctgggtttagaatcctgcttagtgagtagatattttagagtagcatggtcagtataaataatgaccttagaccctactaggtaggatctgaacttgtcaatggcataaaccactgcaagtagctccttttctgtagtagtgtaatttttctgcgcatcatttaatacgcgactagcatagtaaatgatatgcagaagcttgtcatgcctctgacctaggactgcgccaattgcatggtcacttgcatcacacattagctcaaatggcaaaTCCTAGTTGGGTGtagagatgataggagcagtgacaagcttggccttcagagtttcaaaggcgtgcaggcattcttggtcaaagatgaatggaacatcagtggccaagagattacacaggggtttggcaatttttgaaaaatcttttatgaactgCCTGTAGAAGCTTGCATGTCCTAggaagcttctaattgccttaacactagtaggtggaggcaagcgtttgatcacttccaccttagcttgatccacttctatcccCCTATTTGAGatccgatgcccaagaacaatgccttcagttaccatgaaatggcatttctcccagtttagaactaggtttgttttTTGGCAACTTTTCAGGACCAGggttagatgatcaagacaggagtcaaatgagtctccataaacagagaagtcatccatgaatacttcaaggaacttctctaccatgcCAGAGAAGATGGACAACATGCATCTCTGAaaagtggcaggtgcattgcacaggccgAATGGCATTCGTCAGTAGGCGAATACGCctgaaggacatgtgaatgtcgTCTTCTCTTAATCCTATGGAtctactgctatttgattgtacccggaaTATCTGTCCAAGAAACAATAAAAAGcgtgacctgccagtctttctagcatttggtcaatgaagggtaaaggaaagtgatctttcctaGTGGCGTCATTGAGTTTtttgtaatcaatgcacatacgccaccctgtaagtGTCCTTTTTGGGattagctcattcttttcattgtgaaccactgtcattcttcccttcttaggaacaacctagacagggctcacccatgggctgtcaaaaatgggataaataatacTAGCCTTATAGAGTTTAGTAACCTTCTTCTGCacctacttccttcatggctggattcaatttcctctgtggttgcaccactagtttggcattatcctccagcaagattttatgcatgcatcagGAAggactaatgcccttaaggtcacttatagtccacccaagggtGGTCCTATGTGTTTtaagcacctgaattagtgcttcttcttcctgtggctctagtgTAAAGTTTATGATCACAGGATAGGTCTCTctctctcccagaaatacatattacAGGGAGGGGGGTAATGGGTTAAGCTCAAGCTTAGGAGGCTTATCCTTTTCCTCAGAGGTTTCCAAAGGTTCCTCTGAATCAGGCTGATCTGAGTATCATCAAGGATATCATCAAGACTTTCCTTGAAGCTTTCGGCCATGTTgacttcttccaccagggaattAATGAagtcaatgctcatgcattcctcaggaatgtctggatgctgcaGAGCTTTGATAGCATTCAGTACGAACTTtttctcattgactcttaggATTACTTCCcttttttcaacatcaatgagggtccgtcctgtaactaggaaaggtcttcctaggataagggatgcactcttgtgccccTTCATGTCTaataccacaaagtcagtggtaaaggcaaagggtccaaccctgacaatcatgtcttcaactactcctgatggtatcttaaAAGAACCATCAACAAGTTGAAGGTACATgcaggttggtttgacttcattaGTCAAACTAAGCTTCTTTATTAGTGaagcaggtattagattgatgcttgccccaaggtcacatagagttgtccttgtacaagcatcacctagagtgcatggtatcataaagcttccagtgTCCTTAAGCTTTTCTAGTAAGCTATTCTGAATTAttgcactgcattcctcagtgaggaggactatttgtgtctctctccaatccttcttatgacttagaatttccttcatgaacttagcataagaaggtatctgttcaagagcttctgcaaaagggatctttatctctaatgttctgagatactCCGTAAAGCGGGAAAACTGTTTATCCCTTTCCTCTTGATAGAGTTTATGAGaaaatggcatcttagccttgtattcatcaaccttggttgatgaAGGCCAAATTCCATGTGTGTTGGAAGGGGGTTACTACCTTGTTTAGCAGGGTTGTTGTCATTGGATGACGGACTTCCcttgcttgggcgttcaacgcccaagcttCTGCCCCCTTGGGTGTTTGAATGCCTAGTCTCTGTCCATTTcaggcgttcaatgccaagagggatacctctttgggcgtttgaatgcccagtcCCTGCCCATTCCTAGCATTCAAACGCCATGCCAAAAGGGATACTtttctgggcgtttgaacgcctagTCTCTGCCTTTCCTAGTGTTCAACTCCAGGGATGGTACTTCtcttggcgtttgaatgcccggAACCATCTTGTGCAGAGATCTGGTTATCCTCTATGGGCTTTTCATTCTTATTGGGCTGAGGTTGGGAGCTTAAggttttcccactccttagtCGAATGGCCTGGCAttcatctgttatctgcttagataactgctaCCTTGTTTGACTCAACTAGGCTTATACATttctgttagaagcctgagtttctcgcagAGCTGCTTGCAATTCAAGCATTTGCTTGGCTATGGCTTGCAGCTGCTGAGTCAATGTGCCTTCCTGCTCTTGAGGGTTAGGTTCAGCAACTACTGCCTTAACCTTTCCTTTTATAGAGGCTTCaggagatgagtacagatgcttattaatggcaactgtctcaatgagCTCTTGGACTTCTTGAATGGTCTTTCTCGTGTAtatggaaccaccagcagagtggtccagggacattctagccatgtctgaaagcccatagtaaaagatgtctaactgtacccattctgaaaacatttcagtgggacattttcttagcatcctcctATTCccttcccaggcatcataaagagattcactgtctccttgtttgaagctttGGATGTCTAGCCTCAGCTGGGTCATCTTTCTTGGGGGGAAGtattggtttaaaaacttgtccactaactgtttccaaattttttaaactagctttaggctggttatccaaccacctttttgcttggtcctttactgcaaaaggaaaaagcaataacatatagacatcttggtctactccctcactgtgtactgtgtcagcaatttttAAGAAATCAGCCAGGAATTCTTGAGGTTCTTCCTAAGGAAGCccaaaatactggcaattttgctacacTAGGGTGATAAGTTGAGGGTTCACTTCAAAACTACTAgctctgatgtgaggtatgctgatacttctttcatagaagtcagcagtgggaTTTGTATAAGATCCCAAAGTTATCTTGAACTCTTAATTCCCACTTGGGTTCATAATGAAGAAAGATAGaacgaaagaagaagaaatagagatagGAGAGTTGAATAAgaactaaaatatttttgtttttatttaattaattaaatttcaaaaattatggttaataatttaaaaatattttaaaattaaatgttgaatttttttcgaaaatagaagagagagaagaagatattattttcgaaaattaaggaggcaagagttagttaggtagttttgaaaaaagaagagagagaagaagagaaatagttttcaaaaatttaagagagaatagagttagttaggtagttttgaaacaTAAGAGCGNNNNNNNNNNNNNNNNNNNNNNNNNNNNNNNNNNNNNNNNNNNNNNNNNNNNNNNNNNNNNNNNNNNNNNNNNNNNNNNNNNNNNNNNNNNNNNNNNNNNNNNNNNNNNNNNNNNNNNNNNNNNNNNNNNNNNNNNNNNNNNNNNNNNNNNNNNNNNNNNNNNNNNNNNNNNNNNNNNNNNNNNNNNNNNNNNNNNNNNNNNNNNNNNNNNNNNNNNNNNNNNNNNNNNNNNNNNNNNNNNNNNNNNNNNNNNNNNNNNNNNNNNNNNNNNNNNNNNNNNNNNNNNNNNNNNNNNNNNNNNNNNNNNNNNNNNNNNNNNNNNNNNNNNNNNNNNNNNNNNNNNNNNNNNNNNNNNNNNNNNNNNNNNNNNNNNNNNNNNNNNNNNNNNNNNNNNNNNNNNNNNNNNNNNNNNNNNNNNNNNNNNNNNNNNNNNNNNNNNNNNNNNNNNNNNNNNNNNNNNNNNNNNNNNNNNNNNNNNNNNNNNNNNNNNNNNNNNNNNNNNNNNNNNNNNNNNNNNNNNNNNNNNNNNNNNNNNNNNNNNNNNNNNNNNNNNNNNNNNNNNNNNNNNNNNNNNNNNNNNNNNNNNNNNNNNNNNNNNNTTtgcaattaaaatttgaaattagaaaagataagattaagaatttaaaaagatttgaaaaatattttaaaaagataagattttgaaaaagatttttaagattttgaaaaaagtatgataagattttgaaaaagataagatttttgaaaaagatgtcaattttagttttgaaaatatttgatttttgaaaacttgacaactaagatatgataagataaaaatttaaaattaaaaatctgaatttttattttgaaattttcgaaaataatgtaaaaagataagaaaatatattttttatttttgaattttatgatgaaagagaaaaatagaaaaaagacacaacttaaaatttttagatctagtgcacccaaattttttaaaatttggaggaaaacacaaggggacaccaaacttaaaaattttaagatcaagacacatacaagactcaagaacactttaaagactcacaagaacacaaagaacaaaatttaaagactcaaagaactcaagaaTATTTaaatgaacaccaaacttaaaatttttagaaaactaaaacaaaattttcgaaaaacacaagaaaataaataagaaaataccaaacttaaaaattgaaacaagatttaaacaaaaaaaaattatttttgaaaaattttttgaaagaaggACTCAAAGAGAATGCTTAGGATGCCAAAAATAAACTAtatgaaaaaggtttttgaaaagttttaaaatttttgtaattgaagAGAATGAACATGCAGGAttcaaaccaagaacaaagattaaacaaagaaaagaaaaataattttgaaaagggttttgaaattttcgaaaatttgaagaagaagaagaagaagaaaataaaaataaaggactTTAATAAAAGTTATACTCTTGCAAAAATcaaagactcaacaagaacataaattgaataaagaaaagcaaaatatttttgaaaaagattttttaaaatttttgataataagaagaaaataaaagtagaagagctaacaaaattaaaaagtacctgatctaaggagcgagacaatccttcagtttgtccaaacttaacaatccccggcaacggcgccaaaaacttggtgcgcgtgtACGCAAACCCCCACACTGTTCatacagcagcagtaccagcaagtgcactgggtcgtccaagtaatacctgagcgagtcagggtcgatcccacgaggattgtggcttgaagcaagcaatggttgtcttgcaggtcttagtcaggcagaatcagaaGTTGTTGGATTAAGTATAtggagttggatgaagtatcatgaAACTATGAAAGGAATACTGAATTGTAATAAAGTTAAAGCAGTAATAGAAATTATATGCTGGGATTAGAGTTGAGAGTCGTAgttactttgtctttctgaataaaatctggtattactgtcttccttgcttgtgaatgatcttcctctatggcaggctgtatgtgatcaaagctattgcccgtggtcattgatcaaacccaagtagacgcgggtgtttgtcaggcacgttcgtcttagtgtgatgaacagagctaatttgttagatcaaactgttcatcacgatgaagatcggatatacatcttagagatagatcaaacacggatcgaagaagaaatagtaatacttttattaattcataagactcagcagggctcctcccctcaacctatgaggtttagaaactcatactgatgtgaACAACAATGGTAAATGTGTATGATGGTAAAATGTGATGTAAAAGTTCTTAATAtcataaataaaatcccttagGTAGTGTTTGTTTGCAGAGACTAAAACTGATACTGGGGGACAAGGACTCAGTATTGTGTTTGTTGAGGTAGAGACTAGCACTGAAAATTGTGTCTCTGTCTCAATAATTTGAGTATTTCAGTGCTTCAAAAATTTGGGGACACTAGAGACTGGGACAGAGACAGAACTTCAACCAATTCTTTTATCACTAAAATATCCCTAATGTAATTATGTAATGCCAACATTACCCTTTGCAAATCTCAAATTAGGGCTCGAGTATATTGCCAGCCACTCGAGGAcatcttctctttcttgcttGAAGGAGGTGTTGATCGGCGTCCAGAGTGAAAGGAGAAGCCACCGCGCCGGACGAAGAACTTGAAGGTAAGCCGTTGGCACTTCCCACGTCCTCTTCCGAGCCTTCCATTTTGGTGATGTGTTGTTGCTTCCTCACATATTTGGTGGTCCGACGAAGCTACTGGAGGGAAGCTTCGGTGTCGGTGTGGAGGCCATCTGGGAGTTGTTGCGAGCACAGCTTCGTGTATCCAGGTTAGTTAAGCTCATTTTCTTTGATCTGGGTTGTGGTGTCTTCAATTGGTGTGTTATCCAGTTCGTATGAAGGGGTTCGGTTGTGAATCATTTTGTGGCTTATGCTCTGTTTGTGGTTTACTGGGTTTGGGAAGTGGGAGAAGAAGGTTGAAGTGGATTGAATGATTTATTTACTGTTTAGGGGTCCTGAAAAAGGCATAGTAAGAATTGAACATAGAGGATTATTCATTGAAACAAGCTGTGTAGAAGGTTAACCACCACAAATTGCATGGTCAATTCGAATTTATGCATGTGTTCAGTGTTTATCTAATTCATGAATGCAATTGAAAGACAGTGCACGTTGTATATGACAAATAGAAtccattttttatgttgtaaTTAGGTTTTCATAGTTCGTGACAACTGACAATGTATGAAGTTGTGTCCATGGTTGTGATGTGTTTATTTTTTGTGAATCTGATGCTATGTTTGTAGTTAGGgaagaaatgaaatgaatgaCGGAATCCTAATTGAGAAGCTGTCATTGCTTTGTTGTCAACCATGCTTTTCGTAAAAATCCCAATGCCCAAACTGCATACTCCCTGTAAAGTTTTGTCTTTCATATTCTTGAAGTTAATAAAAATGTATGGTAACCATTTGTTAGGAAGAAAGCACGTGATTAATAAATAAATGGTAAGGAAAATTCTGAAGTTGTGTAATTAGTTATGTATAGAGGAACACTACTTTTATTCTTGCAATTGATAATTTTGTATATCCTCTTGTACTTTTCCCTCTCTATTTCGTTGTTTTAAGCTGATTGACTGGTTTAAGAGACTATCTACCCTAGGTCAGGTTCTGCATCATGAGTTTAGTTTCTATTTTTAAATGATAGTAAATAATCGAAATGTATGCCAATTTCTCTAATATTTTGACCTGAAAGGATTTTTAGTAAGTAGGTTAGCTACCGTTCATGTGTAATAGATAATTTTGGGCATGATTATATGGTAATATTACTCACAGTTGAATGTGCATGCAAATTACGTGATTAATTGTATTGTTGGTAGTTTATAGTTAGTTTAAGAGTGTAAATAATGTTttactttctattttattttccctGAGACCTTAAAATTTGCGCATAGAAATATTTTATTATTGAGCAGCCATTCCCTGTTTGGGATTTATTAAGAGTTGTTTGGAAAGTTTATGCCTTTTTTTTATGAAACGATTTTGTTAGGAAGAAATGGATCGGTCGGAAATTATTAAGCGATGCGTGTCTTTTTATGAAGAGACGAGATCCAACCATGAAGAAAGAATGTTGTTCTTTGTGCTTACGCTGTTTGTTTACTTTAGGGGTAGAACTAGTGGCCGACTATCGTTAGGGGGAAGAATGAATAGTAGAATTAGACGTGAGGCCTTAGAGCGTATTGTTGGTGAGGGTGATAGGAATTGTATCTGGGAGTTGAGAATGAACACAAATGCCTTTGCTAACTTGTGTGAGTTGCTGCAAGTTCAGGGAGGACTTACAGAGGATGGTCATGTAAGCCTGCCGGAGCAGGTTGCGACCTTTTTAATTATCTTAGCGCATCACAAGAAAAACCGTAGTCTACAGGTTAGATTTTGTAGGTCCGGCGAGACAGTTAGCAAGTATTTTAATAAAGTTTTGAAGGTTATAATACGGATTCAAGGGATGTTGTTCGCGAAGGCTACACCAGTTGCTGAGGACTGTGTTGACCCGACATGGCGAAGGTTTAAGGTAGACCTTATTCGATGTTCTGTGTGATTGATGTTTATCTGATGGATTCTCTATCTGAATATGATAGCCTTCTATGGATGGTAGGGTTGCTTGGGAGCATTAGATGGCACTTACATAGAGGTGACAGTCCCGGAGTCTGAGAAGGCAAGGTACCGCACAAGAAAGGGTAAAATATGCACCAACATGTTAGGAGTGTGTAACCGGGAGATGGGTTTTGTGTACGTACTCAGTGGATGGGAGGGTTCGGCATCTGATTCACGAGTACTTCGCGATGCAATAACTCGTCGTAATAGTCTTAAGATACCCCACGGTAATTCTGCCATGTCTAGAGTTAAGTATATACAACTAGATTGAGTTCATGATAGCTATCATCTTACGTTGTTTGCGTTATTTGTGCATAGGTAATTACTATTTAGTTGATGCTGGCTACACAAATGGTCCGGGGTTTCTTGCACCGTATAGAGGGACTCGATATCATGTAAGAGAGTGGGCCCAGGGAGCACGTGCACCGCGCAACTACCAAGAATATTTTAACCGGGTACACTCGTCTGCAAGGAATATCATTGAGCGATGCTTTGGTTTGCTGAAGAAGCGCTAGTCCATCTTAAGGAGCCCTAGCTTTTATCCCGTAAAGACGCAATTTCAAATAATTATTGCCTGTTGTTTGCTGCAAAATTTCATTCGAAAGAGTATGGAAATGGACCCGGAGGAGGAAGGTAGCATTTTGGATGAATTTACGCCCGATGGAGATGAGGAACAGCATGGAATGATCGATGTGGTCGAAAACACGAACGAGTGGAGTCACTGGCGTGACAACATAGCACATGAGATGTATGAAGAGTGGCGTGCAAGTCGTACGGAGTAGCGTTGTGTGTTTTAGGGATGTTGTAAGGACGGCAAGTGAATTTGTATGAATAGTAGAGTGTTGAGACATTGTAAAAGCACATTCTTTAATTTTCGACTACTGTGTGTTTGTGCTGTTGTTTGCTGTTTTATTTCTGTTTGTCGTGGCAACGACCAGTGTTGTAATAATTAAACTACTTGTGTATTTTTTCCTGATTTCATTTCTTATGGCATAGACCAGTTTTACTAATTTTTGGATATGTCTAACTCTTTGGTAATCCGTTTGTGTGGTTTGATGGCATATTTTATTACCTTTGCAAAATACATGTTATTCTAACTTAACTTATTAATTAGGGTTTTAATTAGCTTAATCTTGGAAGCAAGAAATGGAGAACAAGCGAATGTGGAGTGATGAAGAGACACTGGCCTTTGTTGGCTTCATGGAGGAGTTTGTCGTTGACAGTCAGAGGGCTGACTGTGGGCAGTTTAAACCGGGAACATTCGAGAAGCTGGCTTTGAAGATGTTGGAGGCTTTCCCTGGTTGTACACTGACCGCGAAGCATTGCAAGAATAAGCACAAGCGGCTCAAGGAGAAGTACTAGTACGCCGCTGATATGCTTGCTTGTAGCGGATTCGGATGGAACAACGAGAAAGAATGTGTAGAGGTTGACAGTAAAGACGTCCTTGATGCCTGGTTGAAGGTGCGTGTGTTTTAGGAATTCCGTTGGGTGGTTGCCATTTTTGTGTTAATTTAGTATAACTGTTTGACCAGGGGGTTATAATTTAATCATTCATGCTTGGTTATAATTTAATCAAAAAAATGCTAATATCCGTTTTAAGATTTTCATTTCGTACTTCTtccatcaaaatataatccattcaattcaaacctAATCACCTTCTACCAAATAGTAATGAATATTACACATATATGACACTTTATAAAAGTATATTATGTTGTTGGTTCACCCTAATTAGTTTGTTTTCTTTGATCCCGAGATATGGCAATGAAATTAACGAACCAAGCTAATAGGATTAACTATTCAGATATTGTTGCACTGTGACATATCAGCCACTTGTAACAGAAAAATGTTTGAGTTTTAGTTCTTAAAAAGGTTATCAAAAGATTTGTTGCAAGGTGAGTAATTAGCCACTTGTAAAAGGAAAATGTTTCAGTTTTACTTGTTAACAAGGTTTTCAAAAGACTTCCTGAATAGTGAGTAATTATCACGTCCCCATACCTTAACCTCTtcctttcatgttttcttttggACGCTATTTATGCATTGTGCCACTTTTGTGCATAACCATTTTTAGCACTTTGATTTTGCATCCGGTTCATAAGCATTTGTAACCATTTGTAATTATGTTATTTCCTAAACATTACTAATTCCGGTGTACATGTTTCGCAGGCACATCCTACCAAGTTCTACACTCCTGGCAAGCCATTTTCTTTGTTTCACCGGCTGGAAGGTATCTTTGGCAGGGATAGAGCCACGGGAGCCGGGGCCGTAAGTGGCTTCGATGCGGAGGAGCAGGTTAACGAGGAGACCGACGACACCGCTGCTGGCTTTGATCAGTCTGAGATGTCTCCACCTCCAGACCAAGAGGGATTTGCAGCAACACAAGGACAAGCATCACATTCTGAGGCTGGGGCGACCGCCGGAAGCACAAGGCTATGCGGGAGGAAGAGAAAACAAGTTGATGTACTGGAGAGGATGGCCGACCAGATTCAGCAATCATCGGCTGACCAGCGCAAGAATGCCCAGCTGATAGCTGATGCCATTGTTGGTGTGAACGAGAAGTGGAAGGTTGGCGAGAAGCTCACACAGCTTGGATTCGGTGATGACGAGGTCGTCAGGGCGATTCTAAAGTTTGCCGAGAGTCCTAATGTGTATGCACATTTCTGGGGCTTGTCAGATTCACAAATGATTGCGCTTGTGCGTTCCATTATATGAAGTACAAGACTAGTTAAGTTTATTAACAGTGTATTCTGGTATTAACCATGGTTAAGGGTGTTAACTTTttgagtcttaggtcttaggatttaaGAACATTGTCATGTGTAACACGGTCACAGTTTGGTACCCTTTTGTGTGTTGCTATGTTATCGTTCCTTAACTATGTAATTTCCTTTGTTTTGCTCTTTTTTGGATGAATACCATGGTGGGTGATTATCAAGCTTAACAAGTTCCTCCATTTTCCATGCACATTAATTTGTACTACGATTTAACTTACAACGATTACATCCTAGTGAGTCTAGAAAATCtgttttatttcttttcaatAGAAATAGTGTTATCCATCTCACGCATAAGCAAAATGTTTATACATTTGGCAGCCAAATGCCTTCCTCAGAACTACATTATGATTGTCAAAATACATATCCACTTATACAAAGAGAGGTGAAATTTCTCTCACAGGCAAAAATGGGCTTGACACAATGTTGGTTCAAAATAtgaattccttccatcttttatACCAAGTATGTGCTATATTTATTACAATTTCTGAATTCCCTATTTGACTTCGAAGGCCATACTACAACTTACACAATACTACAATGATCAACACAACATAAAAAAGGGAAACAAGAAGTTGAACGCACATTAGAAACTTTAGATACACAACTTCAGCATTAATTCTTTCCACTCGTTCGCTCGGCTTAAAATCAAAGTTAGGCTGAGAAGATCGATCATCTCCGGAGTCAGAAGGCTTGACATTTGGGCCTGCCCATCTAAACTATCCACATTGCCTTGTTGGACACGCGTAGTACTTTCTTCCCGGGTTGGCCACGCTATTTGAAACTTGTAATGGTGCTCGTAACCCACAATCACAAAACCGGTCTCCCGTTATGTTCCCGCTGCCGTACGTACCACTTGTTGATCTACGACTTGAGGAAGCCATTACTAACCACCCTACACATTTAACAGTAACTGAAACAATTTTAATGTACTTCACACAACATATAACAGAAGCAGACGACTCACATATGAAACAACCAACGATGATTCAAATGAAACACATGCAGAATTGTAACACAAATTTTTTGGTTGCAATATCATGTCTCTGTACCAGTtcttatgatttttttaaaaaacagcAACAACGTTTCTTAGCACAGTTTCAGCATCCACACATACTATATCATCAACACTGCTGTATACTTGTATGCCAGGTTCCACTGATTCAGAAATTTTTAACTGAATCACCATTCAGAAACAGCAGGTTACATTATAACAACATTCAATACGGTCAACCACTTACAATCACCATCATGTAACAAGACAGGAACAAATCCTTTGTAGGAGGGTCTATTATTAGTCACCAAAATATTTCCACTTTGCGCAATTACAATGTCTATACAGTTTCTACAAGATAGTTTGCATAAACACTCCCAACCATATACAACAACAAATTAATACACAGGCACACACAAAAAGGCTCTTGCTAACAACTGCACTACGAACAATTGCTACGAAGCAAAAGGGACAAACTCATTGAAACCACAAATTTTGTAATTCTAAAAAACTTAATACATACAAAAATTCAAGGCATGCAGTGTGCCTAGTGCATTATTTAGGTAAATTACTTGCTACTACACTTAGCAGTAAAGTATGGTCACAGAACAGTCCCTACTCTGAATTGCATTAAATTGCAAGACAATTACATGAACCAACAGAACCAAGTACAGGATACATCTTACGAGGATCTTTCAACTACAGCAAAACGGGCTAACAGCTACTTTCGTTGCAAACATGTCACAAAGAATTACAAGCAAAATTCTACAATAACTTGCATTTCAATTGTTAACTGTGTCACCTCTCATTTGGCAaagttcaaataaaaaaatttgactaCACATCAACACTATATGATGAGTGATTAAACCAGGAAGATGGTTAAGTGGACAAATAAATCAATAACTCAAATTTAACAGGTTATTTAACTGATAAAAGGTTAATTTTTTCATACTTGCTGGAACATGTACCTGTTCAATTAACCTCACTTCTCCTCTCAGCAGAGATAATATTCGCCAGCAGAAATCCAATTTCACAGTCCAACATACATACACGAAATACCATTGGAAGACATATCTGAGCAAGTTTTCACAGCAACTCCTGAGAAATGCGTTCACTCAATAATTCAATTtctaaattctatcctatttttgGCAAATTGTTGACAGGTCTGAACAGAGAAGCCGAAATTAAATATCAAGTAGTTAACGTTTCTGAGAAACGAGCAAAACATAAAAGACAGG from Arachis ipaensis cultivar K30076 chromosome B09, Araip1.1, whole genome shotgun sequence includes these protein-coding regions:
- the LOC110266843 gene encoding uncharacterized protein LOC110266843, producing the protein MNSRIRREALERIVGEGDRNCIWELRMNTNAFANLCELLQVQGGLTEDGHVSLPEQVATFLIILAHHKKNRSLQVRFCRSGETVSKYFNKVLKVIIRIQGMLFAKATPVAEDCVDPTWRRFKGCLGALDGTYIEVTVPESEKARYRTRKGKICTNMLGVCNREMGFVYVLSGWEGSASDSRVLRDAITRRNSLKIPHGNYYLVDAGYTNGPGFLAPYRGTRYHVREWAQGARAPRNYQEYFNRVHSSARNIIERCFGLLKKR